From the Mus musculus strain C57BL/6J chromosome 10, GRCm38.p6 C57BL/6J genome, the window GGCCAGTATCTACTGAGCATATTAAACATTTTGTCTATCCTTTTTTGAAGTTAGGGATTTTGATACAATTATGCTGCTGTATATTCAGTAGCACTGATCTGTTTGAGtgtctctctgtattgtctgttaATAGTCATCTCTCTTGCAATGCCTTATGGAATTCAGTGGGCCCAGAAATGAGAGATGTGAtcctccttttctgtttccttctaaaAGCACTTGGAGACTTCATTTGAATGTCTGTGATATGGAATAAATGTGTGGAGCACCtagaattatatattttcaatgaaatgTACATTTACAGTACAGTCAgtctatttttattatgtatatgtatgggctATTTTAGGATGCGGTGACCTATGAGGATGTGTATGTGAAATTCACTCATGAagagtgggctttgctggatccttcccagaagagtctctacaaagatgtgatgctggagacatGCAGGAACCTCACTGCTATAGGTAAGAATATGAGTTTTCCTTCACTTTCTAAACAAGGGGACAATGTTTCTTGGTTATTGGTGTACTTCTGTGATTTCTCTTGTGACAGAGGAAGAATGTAGTGACTATTGAGACATGATTCTCGGGTTTACCAAAGATATTAACTTAAAATTGCATACTATCCAATAATATATCATAAATTTTCTGTTACTATATTCTAGGCTACAAATTGCAAGATGACAACATTGAAGAGCACTGTCCAAGTTCTAGAGGATGTGGAAGGTAAATGTCACATGCAAGCTGATAACAAATGCATTACTGAAGAAATTTTAATGTACtctgaagttttaaaaaagcAACAATGTAAATGAGCACAGATTTAAGTATATTAAATTCTCATAAGACCATGTCTTTTAATTTCAGGAAGCTGACCTGTGCTTGCAAGGTGTTCCTCtaaggaacaagacaaagaaacaatatCTTAACACAGGACACTCTTTTAGTCTTAGTCCTGTGAGAACTGTGTTATAGAACTGTCAGTCCATTTAGTTTCATCCAATTCAAGTATCATAAAAAGCATGCACATTGATTAGGGGATCAGTGTACATCCAAGACTTTATAAGCAAGTAGTCCATAGTAAAGCCAGTCTTACTCAGATACTTCTAGTGACTTGCCAGTGTTTAGTGAGAACAGTTTATGGGATACAAGAAGGTTGTTGTTGTGGAGAAACCGTAATTCCTATAGCACATATCTATGTGGAACAAAAAGTTcacctgtgtgtatgtagtgtgaaaccttttgttatttctcttttaataggTATAACATCTATGGATACAAGCCTTGTGAGCATAAGGGATATGGAAAGAAGCAATGTACCTTTGCACAGAAGCGTTTTCTTCAAACATATGAAAGAATCTGTTCtgaagagaaaccctatgaatgcaaTCAGTgcagtaaagcctttgcaaatTTCCGTAGTCTtcagaaacatgaaaaaaatcatactagagaaaaaccctatgaatgtaatcactgtggtaaagcctttccaaGTCGCAGTGCTCTTCAGATTCACCAAAgaactcatactggagagaaaccctttgaTTGCAGTGAATGTGGTAAAGCATTTGCACGTCACAGTAATCTTGAtatacacaaaagaactcataccggagagaaaccctatgattgCAATGAATGTGGTAAGGCCTTTTCAACTCGCAGTCAtcttcaaatacatgaaataattcatactggtgagaaaccctatgtatgtaatcagtgtggtaaagcctttgcatatcgcAGCAATCTTGAAGCACATGAGAaaacacacactggagagaaaccctatgagtgTAATCAGTGTGGCAATGTCTATGCAAGTCGTAGTAGTCTTCGAAATCATGAAAAAcatcatactggagaaaaactctatggatgtaatcaatgtggtaaagcctttgcacgtcgTAGTAGTCTTGAAATACATGAAAgaactcacactggagagaaaccttatgtatGTAATCAGTGCTGTAAAGCTTTTGCACGTCGCAGCAgtcttcaaatacatgaaagaagtcacactggagagaaaccctatgaatgtaatcagtgtggtaaagcctttgcaagtcgTACTAGTCTTCAAAATCATGAAAAacatcatactggagagaaaccatatgGCTGTAaccaatgtgataaagcctttgaaTTAAAGTGTGATCTTCAAATTCATGAaagaattcacactggagagaaaccgtatgtatgtaatcaatgtggtaaagcctttgtaagTCGTCGTTATCTTCGAAATCATGAAAAACATCACACTCTTGAGAAACTCTATGATTGTAGTCAATGTGGTAAATCCTTTGCAATTTTCAGATAtcttcaaaaacacaaaaaaactcatactggagagaaaccatataAATGTACTcattgtggtaaagcctttgcatatcgcAGTAATCTTTATAGACATGAAAGaagtcatactggagagaaactgtatgaatgtaatgaatgtggtaaagcctttgcatatcatacTAGTCTTCATAATCACAAAAAATGTCATATTGGAGAGAATCCTTACGAATGTAATTGATGCAGGAAGTTTTGGCACATCAGCTCATTAAAGAACttatactggagagaaaccctatgaatgtaatcagtgggATAATGCCTCTGCATCTTATAGTCTTCTTCAAAAGCATGAAAGAAGCCCTACTGGAGAGAAACACTATGAATCTAATAAGTGCAGTAAACCCTTGAACACCaagcatattttctttttgtcattaAACATCTAACTGGTGCTCATGTACAATTAATAGGACCGTTTCATCATTAAAT encodes:
- the Gm4767 gene encoding zinc finger protein 431-like produces the protein MPTRRSAYCVQEKCKDDFTLRASLANQSLEAHFSGGGNIRPAILRFDCESEGSSSVSRALRCDRLLGAVRRAGELGIRAMDAVTYEDVYVKFTHEEWALLDPSQKSLYKDVMLETCRNLTAIGYKLQDDNIEEHCPSSRGCGRYNIYGYKPCEHKGYGKKQCTFAQKRFLQTYERICSEEKPYECNQCSKAFANFRSLQKHEKNHTREKPYECNHCGKAFPSRSALQIHQRTHTGEKPFDCSECGKAFARHSNLDIHKRTHTGEKPYDCNECGKAFSTRSHLQIHEIIHTGEKPYVCNQCGKAFAYRSNLEAHEKTHTGEKPYECNQCGNVYASRSSLRNHEKHHTGEKLYGCNQCGKAFARRSSLEIHERTHTGEKPYVCNQCCKAFARRSSLQIHERSHTGEKPYECNQCGKAFASRTSLQNHEKHHTGEKPYGCNQCDKAFELKCDLQIHERIHTGEKPYVCNQCGKAFVSRRYLRNHEKHHTLEKLYDCSQCGKSFAIFRYLQKHKKTHTGEKPYKCTHCGKAFAYRSNLYRHERSHTGEKLYECNECGKAFAYHTSLHNHKKCHIGENPYECN